A DNA window from Ctenopharyngodon idella isolate HZGC_01 chromosome 10, HZGC01, whole genome shotgun sequence contains the following coding sequences:
- the LOC127521006 gene encoding granzyme B(G,H)-like — MAIIISLLLLASLLPHLTFTAHVNVSIVNGKEAKPHCRPYMVSIQACGDHICGGFLISDQFVLTAAHCWNKRNILMVVVGAHDLRNSTSSDHIRVKSYIPHPNYTYIPNQYADDIMLLKLENKVKLNKKVGVIPLPKEREDVNPDTACSVAGWGRLMDNGPVSNVLMKAKVSIMNNTECGNRWGELYSVSQMICAYGDGGSCQGDSGGPLVCGKTAVGITSFSARRCNSPDHPNVYTKISQYIQWIDKVTGNV; from the exons ATGGCCATCATCATCTCTCTGCTCCTGTTGGCCTCTCTGCTGCCACACCTGACCTTCACTG CTCATGTGAATGTGAGTATAGTGAATGGAAAAGAAGCCAAACCACACTGCAGACCTTACATGGTTTCTATTCAGGCGTGTGGGGACCATATCTGTGGTGGATTCCTAATTTCTGATCAGTTTGTCCTGACTGCTGCACATTGCTGGAACAA ACGTAATATTCTAATGGTTGTTGTTGGTGCTCATGACTTAAGGAACAGCACAAGTTCAGATCACATCAGAGTGAAGTCCTACATCCCTCATCCAAACTATACATACATTCCTAATCAATATGCTGACGACATCATGCTTTTGAAG cTAGAGAACAAAGTCAAACTAAACAAAAAGGTTGGAGTGATCCCATTACCAAAGGAAAGAGAAGACGTTAACCCAGATACTGCCTGTAGTGTTGCCGGCTGGGGAAGACTGATGGATAATGGCCCAGTGAGCAATGTTCTAATGAAAGCAAAAGTGTCTATAATGAATAACACAGAATGTGGCAATAGATGGGGAGAATTATACTCAGTCTCACAGATGATCTGTGCGTATGGCGATGGTGGATCCTGCCAA GGGGATTCAGGAGGTCCTTTGGTTTGTGGAAAAACTGCTGTTGGTATCACATCTTTCAGTGCCCGGCGCTGTAATTCACCTGATCATCCTAATGTGTATACTAAGATTTCACAATATATTCAGTGGATCGACAAAGTTACTGGAAATGTGTAG